In one window of Leptospira sp. GIMC2001 DNA:
- a CDS encoding LA_3751/LA_3752 family putative glycosyltransferase produces the protein MNWKFAILPCIWLLLITSYFLQKIHFDIFYSDSGLMWIQIKDFIDSNFSSFAFNYRGQSLDPNYSYIPFHEPYMGFIDQIAYIDFPPYFPVFVSVFYLFLSNLGIYIVEILSLIVSSAFLFLFIRLWKIDYAIACVAVFLYLFGTTMQVYIYAVHEYSIALMFFNGGTYFLFSNSFRKNKKKLILGGIFFGLSIYFRLELTFVLLCLGLLVLIRDRKEFLNIVLYFGLPFILVFISMLFLNNSIHGHPLGFRYTLTMQNEITVNNSRSQIIYELLFGSNRGFFKQSPYLILCFIPIFYWIKDFKFQSAKLYISIAFILSTILLLSFAPNHGDHISPRYLFGTYPLAFLLFGFFLQIIVDKLKIEYRELKFSHLTRIISTNILLSLALVYAVIASIYSFTQYSWAIKYIRDADNQLYSINSLLKDRIEDIFVFTELDLPLNLQSLYYDKIFLHVPEQNLEKFIAEQNKLKVDKKRMLVISMPNSKINASLNGKDCIRDLSFCKSSQTLPMGITLFTSK, from the coding sequence ATGAATTGGAAATTTGCTATTCTACCTTGCATCTGGCTTCTATTAATAACTTCTTATTTTTTACAAAAGATACACTTTGACATTTTCTACAGTGACTCAGGTTTGATGTGGATACAAATCAAGGATTTTATTGATTCTAATTTCTCGAGTTTTGCCTTTAACTACCGTGGACAGTCGCTAGATCCAAACTATTCATACATTCCTTTCCATGAGCCGTATATGGGCTTCATTGATCAAATCGCTTATATAGATTTTCCTCCATATTTTCCAGTTTTCGTATCTGTCTTTTATTTATTCTTGAGTAATCTTGGAATATATATCGTAGAAATCTTAAGCTTAATTGTATCATCAGCATTTCTGTTCTTATTTATAAGGTTATGGAAGATTGATTATGCAATTGCTTGTGTTGCGGTTTTTCTTTATCTGTTTGGAACTACAATGCAAGTTTATATTTATGCAGTTCATGAATATTCGATTGCTTTGATGTTTTTTAATGGCGGAACGTATTTTTTGTTTTCGAATTCATTCCGCAAGAATAAGAAAAAATTAATACTCGGTGGAATATTTTTTGGTTTGTCTATTTACTTTCGACTAGAATTGACATTCGTATTGTTATGTTTAGGTTTACTTGTATTAATTAGAGATAGAAAAGAATTTTTGAATATTGTTTTATACTTTGGATTGCCTTTTATCCTCGTTTTTATTTCTATGCTATTTTTAAATAACTCAATACACGGTCATCCGCTTGGCTTTCGATATACTTTAACCATGCAAAATGAAATCACCGTGAATAATTCCAGATCTCAAATTATTTACGAACTATTGTTTGGTTCAAATCGAGGTTTTTTTAAACAATCACCTTACTTAATTTTATGTTTTATTCCAATTTTCTATTGGATTAAAGATTTTAAATTTCAATCTGCAAAACTATATATTTCCATCGCCTTTATTCTTTCCACGATTTTATTATTGAGTTTTGCACCAAATCATGGAGATCATATTTCGCCAAGATACCTTTTTGGAACATACCCACTTGCATTTCTTCTATTTGGTTTTTTTCTACAGATAATTGTTGATAAGTTAAAAATCGAATATAGAGAACTTAAATTCAGTCATCTAACTAGAATAATTTCAACCAACATATTATTGAGTTTGGCATTGGTGTATGCTGTAATTGCATCTATTTATTCGTTTACCCAATATTCCTGGGCTATAAAATATATCAGAGATGCTGATAATCAATTGTATTCAATAAATAGTTTACTAAAGGATCGAATCGAAGATATTTTTGTTTTTACTGAATTGGATCTTCCACTAAATCTTCAATCTTTATACTATGATAAAATATTTCTTCATGTTCCCGAGCAGAACTTAGAGAAATTCATCGCTGAACAGAATAAATTAAAAGTCGATAAAAAGAGAATGCTTGTGATTTCTATGCCTAATTCAAAAATCAATGCGTCATTGAATGGCAAGGATTGCATACGGGATTTATCGTTTTGCAAATCCAGCCAAACCTTACCAATGGGGATTACCCTTTTTACTTCCAAGTAA
- a CDS encoding class I SAM-dependent methyltransferase: protein MKLLFSKSSKDGELHSIYECSDCKTVQVNPIPSQESLNAYYSNEYFTTRTDRGYDNYYSDDTRKELFRVWNLNLSDLKVDLNQFIMQSSGNLQKPKSLDIGCAAGFFVDFMRNQGFQSYGIEIADEPVRYGRENLGLEIFQEDFLEWDSLGSQKFDLITMWASIEHMREPIKILSKIKLHLKEDGIVVISTCRWGIISRFLKQDWRFLNVPEHLFYFGRTNFIKAMESIGFSYHSSVTYGSGFTTRKNASMLYRIAKKIFDYLVKITNQGDMMAISFKGRA from the coding sequence TTGAAATTGCTTTTCTCCAAATCGAGTAAAGATGGAGAATTGCATTCTATTTATGAATGTAGTGATTGCAAAACAGTTCAAGTAAATCCCATTCCTTCTCAAGAGTCGTTGAATGCTTATTATTCGAATGAGTATTTTACTACACGAACGGATCGAGGCTATGACAATTACTATTCGGATGATACAAGAAAGGAATTGTTTCGAGTCTGGAATCTAAACCTTTCCGATTTGAAAGTGGATCTGAATCAATTCATTATGCAATCTAGTGGCAATCTTCAAAAACCAAAATCTCTCGATATAGGCTGTGCCGCTGGATTTTTTGTAGATTTTATGAGAAACCAAGGCTTTCAAAGTTACGGAATCGAAATCGCTGACGAACCGGTTAGGTATGGTCGGGAAAATTTAGGATTAGAAATCTTCCAAGAGGATTTCTTGGAATGGGACTCATTAGGAAGCCAGAAATTTGATCTTATAACTATGTGGGCATCTATTGAGCATATGAGAGAACCAATCAAAATTCTAAGCAAAATCAAACTTCACCTTAAAGAAGATGGAATCGTTGTTATATCAACCTGTCGATGGGGAATCATTTCTCGCTTCTTGAAGCAGGATTGGCGATTTCTGAATGTTCCAGAACATCTATTCTATTTCGGCAGGACAAATTTTATTAAGGCAATGGAATCAATTGGATTTTCTTATCATAGTTCCGTTACATATGGAAGCGGGTTTACTACTAGGAAGAATGCTAGTATGCTTTATAGGATAGCAAAAAAAATATTCGATTATCTTGTTAAAATCACAAACCAAGGTGATATGATGGCTATCAGTTTTAAAGGTAGAGCTTAG
- the tmk gene encoding dTMP kinase gives MGIFIVIEGIDGSGKSTLAKRLCESLKNVGKATSLYREPTDYPSGKYLREFLTGKIELNRDEQLEAFINDRKESVKLNILPSLARNEIVILDRYFYSTAAYQGNEQLSPKHILAMNVKEGFPIPDFLFYLEIDPTIALNRIQSSRSSMDRFETLDKLKAIEKNYNEILPNFAVRLDAELKTEDNIKNILSKLYL, from the coding sequence ATGGGAATTTTCATTGTTATTGAAGGAATCGATGGCTCAGGCAAATCAACATTGGCGAAAAGACTTTGTGAATCATTAAAGAATGTTGGCAAAGCAACTTCTTTATATCGAGAGCCAACTGATTATCCCTCTGGAAAATATCTAAGAGAATTTCTCACAGGAAAAATAGAATTGAATCGAGATGAGCAATTAGAAGCCTTTATCAATGATAGAAAAGAATCAGTAAAACTGAATATTTTACCTTCATTAGCAAGAAATGAAATTGTAATATTGGATCGCTACTTCTATTCAACTGCCGCTTACCAAGGTAATGAACAATTATCACCAAAACATATATTAGCTATGAATGTTAAGGAAGGATTTCCAATTCCTGATTTCCTTTTTTATTTGGAGATAGATCCAACTATAGCATTGAATCGTATCCAATCGTCGCGGAGTTCGATGGATCGTTTCGAAACTCTTGATAAACTAAAAGCTATTGAAAAAAACTACAATGAAATTCTTCCAAATTTTGCTGTAAGATTAGATGCGGAATTAAAAACGGAAGATAATATAAAAAATATTCTATCTAAGCTCTACCTTTAA
- the tenA gene encoding thiaminase II — protein MADHFTVPAFAKRCMDITGNSWGASFEHPFVIALADGSLKPEIFKFYQMQDARYLEAFSDACAIISTKAEDPVDKLWFVDAARMALVVESQLHAGYGAKLGYNSEDIAKIELTPSNRAYQNHMISTALRGSLVEAVAAIAPCPWLYIELGQHLLKKMGTIPDTHPYADWLKMYSDPGFNDYMNELLSRLQKYADRSDGETKNRALSDFHTSARYEWMFWDQAWTNQKWPA, from the coding sequence ATGGCAGATCATTTTACAGTTCCCGCATTCGCTAAGCGATGTATGGATATTACAGGCAATTCATGGGGTGCATCATTTGAGCATCCCTTTGTTATTGCTCTCGCAGACGGAAGTCTAAAACCAGAAATTTTTAAATTCTATCAGATGCAAGACGCGAGGTATCTTGAAGCTTTCTCGGATGCTTGTGCTATCATTTCCACAAAAGCAGAAGATCCTGTCGACAAATTATGGTTTGTTGATGCCGCGCGCATGGCGTTGGTGGTCGAAAGTCAATTGCATGCAGGGTATGGTGCAAAGTTAGGATACAACTCAGAAGACATTGCAAAAATTGAATTAACACCAAGCAATCGAGCCTATCAGAATCATATGATTTCGACTGCACTGCGTGGAAGTTTAGTGGAAGCCGTTGCAGCAATTGCACCTTGTCCTTGGTTGTATATTGAATTGGGACAGCATCTACTCAAGAAAATGGGAACGATACCAGATACACATCCTTATGCAGATTGGTTGAAAATGTATTCGGATCCTGGATTCAATGATTACATGAACGAACTTTTGTCTAGATTGCAGAAATATGCCGATCGTTCTGATGGAGAAACCAAAAATCGAGCGCTAAGTGACTTTCACACAAGCGCAAGATACGAATGGATGTTTTGGGATCAAGCATGGACCAACCAAAAATGGCCTGCCTAA
- a CDS encoding ATP-binding protein: MKEFKNSKKPNYANTIRLQIPSHPKYLSLSRSFVFNAARDNGFSLYDSADIRLIVGEAVQNIIKHAYLENYDRPIFIDMEFFKEKVEIRIRDYGVKSKLASMKSYDLSDYREEGLGLYLIRKLTDHYFLDQSMEVGNQMVLMKKK; encoded by the coding sequence ATGAAAGAATTTAAGAATTCTAAGAAGCCTAATTATGCAAATACAATTAGGCTGCAGATTCCATCCCATCCAAAATACCTTTCTCTCTCTCGAAGTTTTGTCTTCAACGCAGCGCGCGATAATGGTTTCTCACTTTATGATTCTGCAGATATCAGACTTATCGTTGGTGAAGCGGTTCAGAATATAATAAAGCATGCCTATCTTGAGAACTACGATCGTCCTATATTTATCGATATGGAGTTCTTCAAAGAAAAAGTCGAGATCAGAATTCGAGATTATGGAGTAAAATCGAAACTAGCATCCATGAAGTCTTATGATCTCAGTGATTATAGAGAAGAAGGACTTGGACTTTATTTAATTCGAAAACTCACAGATCATTATTTTCTTGACCAATCCATGGAAGTTGGCAACCAAATGGTATTGATGAAAAAGAAATAA
- the thiL gene encoding thiamine-phosphate kinase — translation MIVLTSKFPFFGQDFRFIQRVNGKTWKSMKEDSIIQSLYRSKQSPTDDCFLWNKNRLVTTDSMSEGTHFRHDWSSPEEIAWKLVEINASDIGASGGVPKICFLNLGLSQLSSKESWINRFAKSLNDRLDLYKILLAGGDTFSSPHTVLSLTMIGELKEGYTYWNRSEAKPGDRLYITGSLGLSSLGYKFLSQGFSRPRENEKAGLHLEHKENASDYLKFQSITKHITPLSRHILIPELQKFKITSCMDITDGLVQDATRLAKTSSVSLEIEINHLPEFSEFIQYMEVDELITSGEELELLFTSRDAIPSSILGIPITCIGRVGMQEYSNISNSSESKSKNLNLNSDLKNDLPEDKNSDSPNVHFYRDGKLYLPQSKGFIHFQENE, via the coding sequence TTGATAGTACTGACATCCAAATTTCCTTTCTTTGGACAGGATTTTCGTTTCATCCAGAGAGTCAATGGTAAAACGTGGAAATCCATGAAAGAAGACTCGATCATACAGAGCCTCTATCGATCGAAGCAGTCTCCGACCGACGATTGTTTTCTATGGAATAAAAACCGACTCGTAACAACCGATTCCATGAGTGAAGGAACTCATTTTCGTCATGATTGGTCAAGCCCAGAAGAAATCGCCTGGAAATTGGTCGAAATCAATGCCTCCGATATTGGGGCTTCAGGTGGTGTTCCAAAGATTTGTTTTCTCAACTTAGGCTTATCGCAATTATCTTCTAAAGAAAGTTGGATAAATCGTTTTGCCAAAAGCCTAAATGATCGTCTCGATCTCTACAAAATCCTTCTTGCCGGAGGAGATACTTTTTCCTCACCTCATACGGTTCTGAGTCTCACAATGATCGGAGAACTAAAAGAAGGCTATACATATTGGAATCGATCCGAAGCTAAGCCAGGCGATCGATTGTATATAACGGGCAGTCTTGGTCTTTCCAGTCTTGGTTATAAATTTCTGAGTCAAGGTTTTTCAAGGCCGAGAGAAAATGAAAAAGCAGGATTGCACTTAGAGCATAAGGAAAATGCAAGCGATTATTTGAAATTTCAATCAATTACAAAGCATATCACTCCGTTGTCTCGCCATATTCTCATTCCAGAATTGCAAAAATTCAAAATCACATCATGTATGGATATTACCGATGGTCTTGTACAAGATGCAACACGACTTGCAAAAACAAGTTCTGTTAGTTTAGAAATTGAAATCAATCATCTGCCAGAGTTTTCCGAATTCATTCAGTATATGGAAGTAGATGAATTAATCACCTCAGGCGAAGAGTTAGAATTGCTATTTACTTCAAGAGATGCAATCCCAAGTTCAATCCTCGGAATTCCTATAACCTGCATTGGTAGAGTTGGGATGCAGGAATACAGTAACATCTCAAATTCATCAGAATCCAAATCAAAAAATTTGAACTTAAATTCCGATCTAAAAAACGATTTGCCTGAAGACAAAAACTCAGATTCGCCTAATGTTCATTTTTATAGAGATGGTAAGTTGTATTTGCCTCAATCAAAAGGATTCATCCATTTCCAAGAAAATGAATGA
- a CDS encoding metal ABC transporter substrate-binding protein produces MRSILKQKFINTKFLGYKISIRNLLEFSIIKKFSFNISKLSIVLAILISQPIFSEKLLNVVTTSTDLRYIASQVGGNRVNVISLIRGFDDPHFVMTRPDFLVKLNRADVFCMVGLDLEVGWVPLILEQSRNSSIQKGQNGYCDASVGIKILGKPTMQVDRSMGDMHIFGNPHYWSDPVNVIQIARTMTEAFSRVDPEHKDYYNKNYSDFKAKLVDLVKTEMKKFEPYFGSRVAVFHDEFLYLANRFRFNANLTLEERPGVPPSSRYLEQIIRSMIANNIKVILVSPVNNRQYAEYVSSRVPDSVVIVMPTSVEAIPEAITYEDTIRISLDKIRTALDKTNTRGNK; encoded by the coding sequence ATGCGAAGTATATTAAAACAAAAATTCATTAATACGAAATTTCTTGGTTATAAAATAAGTATCCGTAATCTATTAGAATTTTCTATTATAAAGAAATTCTCATTTAATATTAGCAAATTATCGATTGTTTTAGCAATTCTTATCTCGCAACCGATTTTTTCAGAGAAATTACTTAATGTTGTTACGACCTCAACAGATTTAAGATATATTGCATCTCAAGTCGGCGGAAATCGAGTTAATGTTATTTCATTGATACGTGGTTTTGATGATCCACATTTTGTTATGACGAGACCAGATTTTCTCGTTAAACTCAATCGAGCGGATGTTTTTTGTATGGTTGGTTTAGATTTGGAAGTTGGATGGGTTCCACTCATACTTGAACAATCTAGAAACAGCTCAATTCAGAAAGGCCAAAATGGATATTGTGATGCAAGTGTCGGAATCAAAATCTTAGGAAAACCAACAATGCAAGTTGACCGATCTATGGGTGATATGCATATTTTTGGGAATCCGCATTATTGGTCAGATCCGGTCAACGTGATACAAATTGCACGGACAATGACAGAAGCTTTTTCAAGAGTTGATCCTGAACACAAAGATTACTATAATAAAAATTATTCGGATTTCAAAGCAAAACTTGTAGACTTAGTAAAAACCGAAATGAAAAAATTTGAGCCATATTTTGGTTCGAGGGTTGCTGTTTTTCATGATGAGTTTCTCTATCTTGCCAATCGTTTTAGATTCAATGCGAATCTTACTTTAGAAGAAAGACCAGGTGTTCCTCCATCAAGTCGCTATTTAGAACAGATCATTCGCTCAATGATTGCGAATAATATTAAAGTAATTCTTGTCTCTCCCGTAAACAATCGTCAGTATGCTGAGTATGTATCTAGCCGTGTTCCTGATTCTGTTGTAATAGTTATGCCGACTTCAGTAGAAGCTATCCCGGAAGCAATCACTTACGAAGATACGATTCGTATTTCTTTAGATAAAATACGCACAGCGTTAGATAAGACCAACACTCGAGGCAATAAATAA
- a CDS encoding metal ABC transporter permease, with protein MSWEVFETFSFFFPQLMLGIVLGALLSLFGAFLVLRNMAFFGVALSQVVTSGVAVSLFLGIEGEWFAVFVSLVILAPLISINQRDRKHSDTLLGVLFVFFASFSQFLLSLGGNVKNQIMAAFFGDILTNQVKSSDLHFLLLFISFVLFIIFFRKFLFLSFDRDEFRVRGYSAIFYDLIFHGIAVLLLSISVHLLGSFYATAHLLIPAYTGLVFVRSVKGLLIFGVCISVMSTLLGFSISLIGIDYNNEIVYFPTSSTIVVVLAILGLFLRLLKRS; from the coding sequence ATGAGTTGGGAAGTTTTTGAGACATTTTCATTCTTTTTTCCTCAACTAATGCTTGGAATTGTATTGGGAGCCTTACTTTCATTATTTGGAGCATTTCTGGTTCTAAGAAATATGGCTTTTTTTGGTGTTGCACTTTCTCAAGTGGTTACGAGCGGTGTTGCAGTTTCTCTATTCTTGGGTATCGAAGGAGAATGGTTTGCTGTTTTTGTTTCACTTGTAATATTGGCCCCTTTGATCTCGATTAACCAACGAGATAGAAAGCATAGCGATACTTTGTTAGGCGTACTTTTTGTATTCTTTGCGTCGTTTTCGCAATTTTTGCTTTCTCTAGGCGGAAATGTAAAAAACCAAATCATGGCAGCCTTTTTTGGTGATATATTAACCAATCAAGTGAAGAGTTCGGACCTTCATTTTCTGCTATTATTCATATCATTTGTTTTATTTATCATTTTCTTTCGTAAGTTTTTATTTCTATCATTTGATCGAGATGAATTCCGCGTTCGTGGATATTCGGCTATATTTTATGATTTGATATTTCATGGAATTGCAGTTCTATTACTCAGTATTTCTGTTCATCTTCTCGGATCATTCTACGCAACTGCTCATCTTCTCATTCCTGCCTACACTGGGCTTGTCTTCGTTCGAAGCGTTAAGGGATTACTGATATTTGGAGTTTGCATCAGTGTTATGTCCACTTTGTTAGGTTTTAGCATTTCTTTGATTGGGATCGATTACAACAATGAAATCGTATATTTCCCTACATCTTCTACTATTGTAGTAGTGCTTGCCATACTGGGGCTTTTCTTGCGATTGTTAAAAAGATCTTAA
- the rpsI gene encoding 30S ribosomal protein S9 encodes MTKDNAIWTVGRRKTSVARARLKSGSGKIIVNHKDINEYIVGGPGKVSQALKPLDLIDGRSKFDININVSGGGITGQIGAIAHALSRALCEFDGSLRASLKKEGFLTRDNRMVERKKYGLHKARRGTQFSKR; translated from the coding sequence ATGACTAAAGACAATGCAATCTGGACTGTTGGAAGAAGAAAGACTTCTGTAGCACGTGCTCGTTTGAAATCGGGTTCGGGCAAGATCATCGTAAATCATAAAGACATCAACGAATACATCGTAGGTGGACCTGGAAAGGTTTCTCAAGCACTTAAGCCATTGGATTTAATTGATGGAAGAAGCAAATTCGATATCAATATCAATGTAAGTGGTGGCGGAATCACTGGACAGATCGGAGCGATAGCTCATGCACTAAGTAGAGCACTTTGTGAATTTGACGGTAGCTTACGAGCATCATTGAAGAAAGAAGGTTTTCTTACCCGTGACAATCGTATGGTGGAACGTAAAAAATACGGATTACACAAAGCTCGTCGAGGAACACAATTCTCTAAACGTTAA
- a CDS encoding metal ABC transporter ATP-binding protein → MLFTTKDLSVGYRADQVILRHVDIAMLEGQIVALVGANGSGKTSLVRTITGLLKPLSGSYEFAEAVSNSLVPQAKSLKLEFPLTIRDALAMSQSISRSPFFRWTPTSNELELMEKIGILEIQDLLLRECSGGQLQKYLIARSLLSGAKLVFLDEPMDALDEKSQKDIFDVLKEKASDGVGFFIITHNLSQKWLNHFDQVLKIQDKDVIKL, encoded by the coding sequence TTGCTGTTCACAACCAAAGATCTAAGTGTAGGTTATAGAGCAGATCAAGTAATTTTGCGCCATGTTGATATTGCTATGCTGGAAGGACAGATCGTAGCCTTGGTTGGAGCGAATGGTTCGGGCAAGACTTCCCTGGTTCGAACAATTACAGGACTATTGAAGCCTTTGAGTGGCAGTTATGAATTTGCAGAAGCAGTGTCGAATTCGCTTGTGCCTCAGGCGAAAAGTTTAAAACTCGAATTTCCTCTCACGATACGAGATGCACTCGCAATGTCTCAATCCATTTCTCGCTCTCCATTTTTTCGTTGGACGCCAACTTCTAATGAATTGGAACTTATGGAAAAAATTGGTATATTAGAAATTCAAGATTTACTTTTGCGAGAGTGCAGCGGCGGACAGCTCCAAAAATATTTGATAGCAAGGTCGCTTTTATCTGGAGCCAAATTGGTTTTTCTTGATGAGCCCATGGATGCCCTTGATGAAAAATCTCAAAAAGATATTTTCGATGTTTTAAAAGAAAAGGCAAGCGACGGCGTTGGTTTTTTTATTATCACGCACAATCTTTCTCAAAAATGGCTGAATCATTTTGATCAAGTTTTAAAAATCCAAGATAAAGATGTGATAAAGTTATGA
- the rplM gene encoding 50S ribosomal protein L13, whose amino-acid sequence MSVLSKEHKTPSLKKEETQKNWFLIDAKGKTLGRLCSEVASRLRGKHKPTFTPNQDCGDGIIIINASQVNVTGNKRTEKVYYHHSRYPGGMKTRTFDQLVNKDPERIILEGVKGMLPKSRLGSAMLTHCRVFADDRHNLQSQKPVKLEI is encoded by the coding sequence ATGTCAGTACTATCAAAAGAACATAAAACTCCTTCCCTTAAGAAGGAAGAAACCCAGAAAAACTGGTTTCTAATCGATGCGAAAGGTAAAACTCTCGGTCGATTGTGCTCAGAAGTTGCGAGCAGATTGCGCGGTAAGCATAAACCAACATTTACACCCAACCAAGATTGCGGTGATGGTATTATCATCATCAATGCATCGCAAGTAAATGTAACAGGCAATAAACGAACAGAAAAAGTATATTACCATCACTCAAGATATCCAGGTGGTATGAAGACCAGGACTTTTGATCAACTTGTTAATAAAGATCCTGAGAGAATCATTCTTGAAGGTGTAAAAGGTATGTTACCAAAAAGCAGACTTGGATCTGCAATGCTCACACATTGTCGTGTATTTGCTGACGACAGACATAACCTTCAATCACAGAAACCTGTGAAGCTGGAGATATAA
- the folE gene encoding GTP cyclohydrolase I FolE produces the protein MSKTMLVSSRKLKEKLMILNPEYEVFTANGDDHILTSIETPLRKDAFDKTDNEKIANIQKHFALIMDELGLDLTDDSLKGTPYRVAKMFVQEIFSGLNPENKPSISVFENKYQYNKMLVESNISVASSCEHHFLPILGKAHVGYISNGRVIGLSKINRIVDYFAKRPQVQERMTVQIFNELKSVLNTEDVIVVVEASHMCVSTRGINDKSSMTTTIEYGGQFTNVNMRSDFFQMVYKKT, from the coding sequence TTGTCTAAAACTATGCTGGTATCCAGTAGAAAATTGAAGGAAAAGTTAATGATCCTGAACCCTGAATACGAAGTTTTCACAGCCAACGGTGATGACCATATTTTAACCTCCATTGAAACTCCACTTCGCAAGGATGCTTTTGATAAGACGGATAATGAAAAGATTGCGAATATCCAAAAGCATTTTGCCCTGATTATGGATGAATTAGGTTTGGATCTCACTGATGATAGTCTGAAGGGAACTCCGTATCGAGTTGCAAAGATGTTCGTTCAGGAAATTTTTTCCGGTCTCAATCCAGAGAATAAGCCTAGCATTTCTGTTTTTGAAAACAAATACCAATACAATAAGATGCTTGTGGAAAGTAATATCAGTGTTGCTTCATCTTGTGAGCATCACTTCCTTCCAATATTAGGAAAAGCTCATGTTGGGTATATTTCCAACGGTAGAGTGATAGGACTTTCCAAGATCAATCGAATTGTTGATTATTTTGCTAAAAGACCGCAAGTGCAAGAACGAATGACAGTTCAGATATTCAATGAATTGAAATCAGTCTTGAACACTGAAGATGTTATCGTGGTGGTTGAAGCGAGTCATATGTGCGTATCAACTCGTGGAATCAATGATAAGTCAAGCATGACTACTACGATCGAATATGGTGGTCAATTCACAAATGTGAATATGCGCAGTGACTTTTTTCAAATGGTTTACAAGAAAACTTAA
- a CDS encoding FecR family protein, with the protein MKNVRRKEMSGLLLAVLVLVLSVAHVIGQSNNDATVSFVIGKTFVKPSKTSKWNPLKLGDKIPEGSLVKAGNGSRLTVLFKGSEFKIAPNTELEISSFPDGKKDGSVDLKSGFAWFKLSNLGDTKFTAKTPTSTAGVRGTAFATMYSAKEKMAMNCICEGKVEIGNSAGSKSELVKAGSGTSIRPNGDIDISSYKDDLSKNVANPSFAKKIKAAPVLANCLSCHTPKGWDYKGVVRDETYGK; encoded by the coding sequence ATGAAGAATGTAAGAAGAAAAGAAATGAGTGGTTTGTTACTGGCTGTTTTGGTTTTGGTCTTGTCGGTCGCACATGTAATCGGTCAATCCAATAATGATGCAACAGTGAGCTTTGTGATTGGTAAAACTTTTGTTAAACCATCCAAAACTTCAAAGTGGAATCCCTTGAAACTTGGGGATAAAATTCCAGAAGGATCTTTGGTTAAAGCCGGAAACGGATCTCGATTGACAGTTTTGTTCAAGGGATCAGAATTCAAAATTGCTCCCAATACTGAGTTAGAAATATCATCTTTTCCAGATGGTAAAAAAGATGGAAGCGTGGATCTCAAATCAGGTTTTGCTTGGTTCAAATTAAGTAATTTGGGAGATACCAAATTTACAGCTAAAACTCCAACTTCAACTGCTGGTGTTAGGGGAACTGCATTTGCAACCATGTATTCTGCTAAAGAAAAAATGGCAATGAATTGTATCTGCGAAGGAAAGGTTGAGATTGGCAATTCAGCAGGATCCAAAAGCGAACTCGTAAAAGCTGGTTCAGGAACTTCTATTCGACCTAACGGTGATATTGATATTAGTTCTTATAAAGATGATCTCTCAAAGAATGTTGCGAATCCTTCATTTGCAAAAAAAATCAAAGCAGCACCAGTTTTAGCAAATTGTCTATCTTGTCATACTCCAAAGGGATGGGATTACAAAGGCGTTGTTAGGGATGAAACTTACGGAAAGTAG